Proteins encoded in a region of the Isosphaeraceae bacterium EP7 genome:
- a CDS encoding flavin reductase family protein — protein MDEVSSTYFYEPSKGHGLPHSPFKAIIAPRPIGWISSRDRQGRVNLAPYSFFNAFCETPPILGFSSTGRKDSLRNAEETGEFVFNLATRPLAEAMNLTSAPFKHGVDEMARAGLTPAACRIVGTPRVAESPASLECKLLQIMPILDLDRRETNSFLVMGQVVGVHINPLYLKDGIFDTAAARPIARCGYLGDYAEVGHLFDMQRPKFDEE, from the coding sequence ATGGATGAAGTAAGCAGTACGTACTTCTATGAACCGTCCAAGGGGCATGGCCTTCCCCACAGCCCGTTCAAGGCGATCATCGCGCCCCGGCCGATCGGCTGGATCTCGTCGAGAGACCGGCAAGGGCGGGTGAACCTGGCCCCATATAGCTTCTTCAACGCCTTCTGCGAGACGCCGCCGATCCTCGGATTCAGCAGCACGGGCCGCAAGGACAGCCTGCGGAATGCCGAGGAGACCGGCGAATTCGTCTTCAACCTGGCGACGAGGCCGCTGGCCGAGGCCATGAATCTGACGTCGGCACCGTTCAAGCACGGTGTCGACGAGATGGCCAGGGCCGGCCTGACGCCGGCCGCTTGCCGGATCGTGGGCACGCCTCGCGTCGCCGAGTCGCCCGCGTCGCTCGAATGCAAGCTCCTGCAAATCATGCCGATCCTCGACCTCGATCGGAGGGAGACGAACTCGTTCCTCGTGATGGGTCAGGTGGTCGGGGTCCACATCAACCCGCTCTACCTGAAGGACGGGATCTTCGACACCGCCGCCGCCAGGCCGATCGCCCGATGCGGCTATCTCGGCGACTATGCGGAAGTCGGCCATCTCTTCGACATGCAGCGTCCGAAGTTCGACGAAGAATAA
- a CDS encoding zeta toxin family protein has translation MPPDSPTVYVIAGPNGAGKTTFATEFLTHFVHCREFLNADLIAAGLSPFAPETQAIRAGRLLLSRIHELAEARQTFAFETTLAGLGYVKLITRLKRSGYQVALLFLWLPSVDDALERVANRVRQGGHNIPEETIRRRYVAGLRNFFRLYQPLADSWRLYDGSTLIPRLIAEGSEAGTREWLPDIYRAILTLGENS, from the coding sequence ATGCCGCCCGACTCTCCCACGGTCTATGTGATCGCCGGCCCCAATGGCGCCGGCAAGACGACGTTCGCCACGGAGTTCCTCACCCACTTCGTCCACTGCCGAGAATTCCTCAACGCCGACCTCATCGCCGCCGGCCTCTCCCCCTTCGCCCCCGAAACCCAGGCCATCCGGGCCGGCCGCCTCCTGCTCTCTCGCATCCACGAACTCGCCGAAGCCCGGCAGACCTTCGCCTTCGAGACGACGCTCGCGGGCCTAGGCTACGTCAAGTTGATCACGCGGCTGAAACGCTCGGGCTATCAGGTCGCCCTCCTCTTCCTCTGGCTGCCGAGCGTTGATGATGCCCTGGAGCGGGTCGCCAACCGTGTCCGACAGGGGGGCCACAATATCCCCGAAGAAACCATCCGTCGTCGCTACGTCGCAGGCCTCCGCAACTTCTTCCGCTTGTATCAGCCTCTCGCGGATTCCTGGCGGCTGTATGATGGGTCGACTCTGATTCCAAGGTTGATCGCTGAAGGCTCAGAGGCGGGAACTCGAGAATGGCTCCCCGACATTTATCGGGCGATTCTCACGCTTGGGGAAAATTCATAG
- a CDS encoding VOC family protein, protein MGHPIPAGHHAITPHLVIKGASEAIEFYTKAFGAVEVSRMPFPSPDGTPRLGHAELLFGDSRIFLADEFPECDSFGPVGVSPVTIHLYVTDADATFARAVEAGATVSMPLADMFWGDRYGKVVDPFGHHWSIAEHLEDLTTEQMQERMAAFCGA, encoded by the coding sequence ATGGGTCACCCAATTCCGGCAGGTCATCACGCGATCACCCCGCACCTGGTCATCAAAGGGGCGTCGGAGGCCATCGAGTTCTACACGAAGGCCTTCGGGGCCGTGGAAGTGAGCCGCATGCCGTTCCCGTCGCCCGACGGCACGCCGCGGCTCGGTCACGCCGAGCTCCTGTTCGGCGACTCGAGGATCTTCCTGGCCGATGAGTTCCCCGAATGCGACTCGTTCGGCCCTGTAGGCGTCTCACCGGTGACCATCCACCTGTACGTGACCGATGCCGACGCCACGTTCGCACGCGCCGTCGAGGCGGGCGCCACGGTGAGCATGCCGCTGGCCGACATGTTCTGGGGCGATCGATACGGCAAGGTCGTCGACCCGTTCGGCCACCACTGGTCGATCGCCGAGCACCTGGAAGACCTGACCACCGAGCAGATGCAGGAGCGCATGGCCGCCTTCTGCGGCGCCTGA
- a CDS encoding Gfo/Idh/MocA family oxidoreductase codes for MKTVRIGIVGVGFMGMIHYLAAQKVPGAKVAAICSRDPKKLAGDWTGIKGNFGPAGTQMDLTGITGYSDVAELLADPSIDLVDLCVPNDEHAALTIRALEAGKHVLVEKPIALTGADADAMVAAAKSSGKLLMVAHVLPFFPEFAYAFEAVQSGRYGKVLAARFARVISKPDWSSGIADSDRSGGPAIDLHIHDTHFVGLLFGVPRAVASRGVEQQGAVVHLDTHYLYDDSNLAVTSVSGALSQSGRPFMHGYEIYFEKATIFFEFQSVVDGARVSPLTVLHADGTAERPELGSGDPVDGFVAEIGVAVEAVATGTPAPRLAGELARQALILCQAEVESVRRGGAPVEVA; via the coding sequence ATGAAAACCGTGCGGATCGGGATCGTCGGCGTCGGCTTCATGGGCATGATCCATTACCTCGCCGCGCAGAAAGTCCCCGGGGCGAAGGTCGCCGCGATTTGCAGCCGCGACCCCAAGAAGCTGGCCGGCGACTGGACCGGGATCAAGGGGAATTTCGGCCCTGCGGGGACGCAGATGGATCTGACGGGGATAACAGGGTATTCCGACGTGGCCGAGCTGCTGGCCGACCCCTCGATCGACCTGGTCGACCTCTGTGTGCCGAACGACGAGCACGCCGCCCTGACCATCCGGGCGCTTGAGGCGGGCAAGCACGTGCTGGTGGAGAAGCCGATCGCCCTGACAGGGGCCGACGCGGACGCGATGGTGGCCGCCGCGAAGTCCAGCGGCAAGCTGCTGATGGTCGCCCACGTGCTGCCGTTCTTCCCCGAATTCGCCTATGCGTTCGAGGCCGTGCAGTCGGGCCGATACGGCAAGGTGCTGGCCGCCCGGTTCGCCCGGGTCATCAGCAAGCCCGACTGGTCCAGCGGCATTGCCGACTCGGACCGCAGCGGCGGGCCGGCGATCGACCTGCACATCCACGACACCCACTTCGTCGGCTTGCTTTTCGGCGTGCCCCGCGCCGTGGCATCGCGCGGGGTGGAGCAGCAGGGGGCGGTAGTCCACCTCGACACGCACTATCTGTATGACGACTCGAACCTGGCCGTGACGTCGGTCTCGGGCGCGCTGAGCCAGTCCGGGCGCCCCTTCATGCATGGCTATGAGATCTACTTTGAGAAGGCGACGATCTTCTTCGAGTTCCAGAGCGTCGTCGACGGCGCCAGGGTCTCGCCGCTGACGGTCCTGCACGCCGATGGGACCGCAGAACGCCCCGAGCTGGGCTCGGGCGACCCCGTGGATGGATTTGTCGCCGAGATCGGCGTGGCGGTCGAGGCCGTCGCCACGGGCACCCCGGCGCCCAGGCTCGCCGGCGAGCTGGCCAGGCAGGCGCTGATCCTCTGCCAGGCCGAGGTCGAGAGCGTCAGGCGCGGCGGGGCCCCGGTCGAGGTGGCCTGA
- the uvrA gene encoding excinuclease ABC subunit UvrA: MAKRRGSGGEQGVEVAAVVVEEGDEPDAFIRVRGARVHNLRDVSVDIPRDKLVVLTGVSGSGKSSLAFDTIYAEGQRRYIEGLSSYARQFLDQMEPPDVDLIDGLPPTVAIDQRAGTASPRSTVATVTEIHDYLRLLYARVGIPHCPSCGEAIRRQAPEQMVRTALALGDGRKVLVLAPLVRARKGLHRESFEAIRRAGLLRARVDGQVIEIADDPILAKTKVHTIEAVVDRLVIREGIAPRLSESVDLALKLGDGSILLSAQAGETWDDLLLSTRFACPACGLGFEPLEPRSFSFNSPQGACPACDGLGTVPGFDPELVLPDRSKSVAAGAIAPWNRPGAKSKSRVAERAALDDFLARLEVSRDTPLAEWPDATLQQMLKGDKTTHFDGIIPMLEREYKTEPARPPLEAYRGQAPCPACNGARLKPESRAVSLGGMGIHGASALAIDKAFTFFDSLIFEPEMAAIGPPLVREIIGRLTFLRRVGLGYLSLDRPADTLSGGELQRVRLATQTGSGLVGVCYILDEPTAGLHPRDTGRLLDSLAALRDAGNSVLVVEHDEATIRAADWVLDIGPGAGPDGGRIVAEGPPDALVDLGGSRTIAYLARTHVPALSDPARLAASPGSIDVIGAREHNLKNVDARFPVGCLTCVAGVSGSGKSTLVHDVLARAVRRALEQVGPKPGAHDRVDGLAAFDKLIEVDQSPIGRGPRSTPATYTGVFDEIRKVYALTREAKVRGYKPNRFSFNVKGGRCERCEGQGMRRVAMQFLADLYVGCESCHGLRFNRQTLEARYKGKSIGEVLLMRVDEALPFFDAVPKVRRGLQALHEAGLGYVTLGQSSTTLSGGEAQRVKLAAELGRASTGRTLYILDEPTTGLHFADVANLLLVLQRLVDMGNTMIVIEHNLDVIAAADWVVDLGPDGGDAGGHVVAQGSPAGIAADPASVTGAYLRPQP, encoded by the coding sequence ATGGCGAAGCGACGGGGCTCGGGCGGGGAACAGGGTGTGGAGGTGGCGGCGGTTGTGGTCGAGGAGGGCGACGAGCCTGACGCGTTTATCAGAGTGCGCGGGGCGAGGGTCCACAATCTCCGGGATGTCAGCGTCGATATTCCCCGCGACAAGCTCGTGGTGCTCACCGGGGTCAGCGGGTCGGGCAAGAGTTCGCTGGCGTTCGACACGATCTATGCGGAGGGGCAGCGGCGATATATCGAGGGGCTCTCCAGCTACGCTCGCCAGTTTCTGGATCAGATGGAGCCCCCCGACGTCGACCTGATCGACGGGCTCCCGCCCACCGTCGCCATCGACCAGCGGGCCGGCACCGCCAGCCCCCGCAGCACGGTGGCGACCGTCACGGAAATCCACGACTACCTGAGATTATTATACGCTCGCGTCGGCATCCCTCATTGTCCCTCGTGCGGCGAGGCCATCCGCCGCCAGGCCCCCGAGCAGATGGTCCGCACGGCTCTTGCACTGGGCGACGGCCGTAAGGTGCTCGTCCTGGCCCCCCTGGTCCGCGCCCGCAAGGGGCTGCACCGCGAGTCGTTCGAGGCCATCCGCCGCGCGGGCCTGCTGCGGGCCAGGGTCGACGGCCAGGTTATCGAGATCGCCGACGACCCTATTCTGGCCAAGACCAAGGTCCACACCATCGAGGCCGTCGTCGACCGCCTGGTCATCCGCGAGGGCATCGCCCCCCGGCTCTCCGAGAGCGTCGACCTGGCCCTGAAGCTGGGCGACGGCTCGATCCTGCTCTCCGCCCAGGCCGGCGAGACCTGGGACGACCTGCTGCTGAGCACCCGCTTCGCCTGCCCCGCCTGCGGCCTCGGCTTCGAGCCGCTGGAGCCGCGCAGCTTCAGCTTCAACAGCCCGCAAGGGGCCTGCCCCGCCTGCGACGGCCTGGGCACCGTCCCCGGCTTCGACCCCGAACTCGTGTTGCCCGACCGCTCGAAGTCCGTCGCCGCAGGGGCCATCGCCCCCTGGAACCGCCCCGGGGCAAAGTCGAAATCCAGGGTCGCCGAGCGTGCCGCCCTCGACGACTTCCTCGCCCGCCTCGAAGTCTCCCGCGACACCCCGCTCGCCGAATGGCCCGACGCCACGCTCCAACAGATGCTGAAAGGAGACAAGACGACACACTTTGACGGAATCATACCCATGCTCGAACGCGAATATAAGACCGAGCCCGCCCGCCCGCCGCTGGAGGCCTACCGCGGCCAGGCCCCCTGCCCCGCCTGCAACGGGGCCCGCCTGAAGCCCGAGTCCAGGGCCGTGAGCCTGGGCGGAATGGGCATCCACGGGGCCTCGGCCCTGGCCATCGACAAGGCATTTACTTTCTTTGACTCCTTGATTTTCGAGCCCGAGATGGCGGCGATTGGCCCGCCGTTGGTCCGGGAGATCATCGGCCGGCTGACCTTCCTGAGGCGCGTGGGCCTGGGCTACCTGAGCCTCGACCGCCCGGCCGACACCCTCTCCGGCGGCGAGCTCCAGCGCGTCCGCCTGGCCACCCAGACCGGCTCGGGCCTGGTCGGCGTCTGCTACATCCTGGACGAGCCGACCGCCGGCCTCCACCCCCGCGACACCGGCCGCCTGCTGGACAGCCTGGCCGCCCTCCGCGACGCCGGCAACAGCGTCCTCGTCGTCGAGCACGACGAGGCCACCATCCGAGCGGCCGACTGGGTCCTCGACATCGGCCCGGGCGCCGGCCCCGACGGCGGCCGGATCGTCGCCGAAGGTCCCCCCGACGCCCTGGTCGACCTGGGCGGCTCACGCACCATCGCCTACCTCGCCCGGACCCACGTTCCCGCCCTCAGCGATCCCGCCCGCCTGGCCGCCAGCCCCGGGAGCATCGACGTCATCGGGGCCCGCGAGCACAACCTGAAGAATGTCGACGCCCGCTTCCCCGTCGGCTGCCTGACCTGCGTGGCGGGCGTCAGCGGCTCGGGCAAGAGCACCCTCGTCCACGACGTTCTGGCCCGCGCCGTCCGCCGAGCCCTGGAGCAGGTCGGGCCCAAGCCGGGAGCCCACGACCGCGTCGACGGCCTGGCCGCCTTCGACAAGCTCATCGAGGTCGACCAGTCCCCCATCGGCCGAGGGCCGCGGTCCACGCCGGCCACCTACACCGGCGTCTTCGACGAGATCCGCAAGGTCTACGCCCTGACCCGCGAGGCCAAGGTGCGGGGCTACAAGCCCAACCGCTTCAGCTTCAACGTGAAGGGGGGGCGATGCGAGCGGTGCGAGGGCCAGGGGATGCGCCGGGTGGCCATGCAGTTCCTGGCCGACCTCTACGTCGGCTGCGAGTCGTGCCACGGCCTGAGATTCAACCGACAGACGCTGGAGGCCCGTTACAAGGGGAAATCCATCGGTGAAGTGCTCTTGATGCGAGTCGACGAGGCCCTCCCCTTCTTCGACGCCGTGCCCAAGGTTCGCAGAGGCCTGCAGGCGCTGCACGAGGCCGGGCTGGGCTACGTGACCCTCGGCCAGTCGAGCACCACGCTCTCCGGCGGCGAGGCCCAGCGCGTCAAGCTGGCCGCCGAGCTGGGCCGGGCCTCGACCGGGCGGACGCTTTATATCCTGGACGAGCCGACCACCGGCCTGCACTTCGCCGACGTCGCCAACCTGCTCCTGGTCCTGCAACGCCTGGTGGACATGGGCAACACCATGATCGTCATCGAGCACAACCTGGACGTCATCGCCGCCGCCGACTGGGTCGTCGACCTCGGCCCCGACGGCGGCGACGCCGGTGGCCACGTCGTTGCCCAGGGCTCCCCCGCCGGCATCGCCGCCGATCCTGCAAGCGTCACCGGAGCTTACTTGCGTCCCCAGCCATGA
- a CDS encoding alpha/beta fold hydrolase, producing the protein MAIEMTAAAEVRRPRRRLRVAALALILALPMGYAAISLAVADQLTRASNRPSLVDIRELDESAEGWSTQTADGLTLRGWYLPTPEHRRLLVLVHGMRDSWDKIALIGLDLHARGYDVLLFDLRGHGGSDPSRLFMGRNERGDLRAVQGWAGTQGFTPDRIGWLGQSMGASALLMEAARNPGIRAAVMDSPYGDLPELLAAQLPRHSHLPAFFNPGILLAAHWAFGVRTDDLVPIRSARAWGDRPMLLIHGEEDEIVPVDQAIRIAHAAGPTCRAVTLPGVMHVRAYAASPAQYIAAVDEFFGESLAK; encoded by the coding sequence ATGGCGATCGAGATGACGGCGGCGGCTGAGGTGAGACGTCCGAGGCGGCGGCTGCGGGTGGCTGCGCTGGCCCTGATTCTGGCCCTGCCCATGGGCTACGCGGCGATCTCGCTGGCGGTGGCCGACCAGCTCACGCGGGCCTCGAATCGGCCATCGCTGGTGGACATTCGCGAGCTGGATGAGTCGGCGGAAGGGTGGTCGACCCAGACCGCCGACGGCCTGACCTTGCGGGGCTGGTACCTGCCGACGCCCGAGCATCGGCGGCTGCTGGTGCTGGTGCACGGGATGCGGGACTCGTGGGATAAGATTGCGCTGATCGGTCTGGACCTCCACGCCAGGGGCTATGACGTCCTGCTGTTCGACCTCCGCGGCCACGGCGGCAGCGACCCCTCGCGGCTATTCATGGGGCGCAATGAGCGTGGCGACCTCCGGGCCGTGCAGGGGTGGGCGGGGACGCAGGGTTTCACGCCGGATCGGATCGGCTGGCTGGGGCAGTCGATGGGGGCGTCGGCCCTGCTGATGGAGGCGGCTCGCAACCCGGGGATCAGGGCGGCGGTGATGGACAGCCCTTACGGCGACCTGCCCGAGCTGCTGGCCGCACAGTTGCCCAGGCACAGCCACCTGCCCGCCTTCTTCAATCCGGGCATCTTGCTGGCGGCCCACTGGGCCTTCGGCGTGCGGACGGATGACCTGGTGCCGATCCGTTCGGCGCGAGCCTGGGGCGACAGGCCGATGCTCCTGATCCACGGCGAGGAGGACGAGATTGTCCCCGTGGACCAGGCGATCCGGATCGCCCATGCCGCCGGGCCCACGTGCCGAGCCGTCACGCTGCCGGGGGTCATGCACGTGCGGGCCTATGCCGCGTCGCCGGCGCAGTATATCGCCGCGGTGGACGAGTTCTTCGGGGAGTCTCTGGCCAAGTAA
- a CDS encoding universal stress protein has product MHRFRNILVPIDDTSNQPVLARATRLAKWKGAAIKLIAVVEDLPWYSRLLSPNSEDLRALLVRERSEALDGLAAQLREDGLDVTTEVLRGRRHHEIVREVLRGGHDLLLKKAEPNEGLLFGSTDMHLLRSCPCPLLLLKPEHDGGDFARILAAVDPAPPPNEADPLHLKAELTAKDAALDAKILELAGSLADEEGGDLHIVHVWSAPGEELLRGDPMLAQDQVDRYVSDSQAEARKALDHLLAKVPDQSGHRIVHLIKGVPEDAVVEAAKTNRIDLIVMGTVARTGISGLLIGNTAESILQRVDCSVLAIKPDAFVSPVSLND; this is encoded by the coding sequence ATGCATCGATTCAGGAACATCCTCGTCCCGATCGACGACACCTCGAATCAGCCCGTGCTGGCGCGAGCCACCCGGCTGGCCAAGTGGAAAGGGGCGGCGATCAAGCTGATCGCCGTCGTGGAGGACCTCCCCTGGTATTCCCGACTCCTCTCCCCCAACTCGGAAGACCTGCGTGCGCTCCTCGTCCGCGAGAGGTCCGAGGCGCTCGATGGCCTCGCAGCCCAGCTCCGCGAAGACGGCCTCGACGTCACCACGGAGGTGCTCCGGGGCCGTCGTCACCACGAGATCGTCCGCGAGGTCCTCAGGGGCGGGCACGACCTGCTGCTGAAGAAGGCCGAACCCAACGAGGGACTGCTGTTCGGCTCGACCGACATGCACCTGCTCCGCTCCTGCCCCTGCCCGCTCCTGCTGCTGAAGCCCGAGCACGACGGCGGGGACTTCGCGCGGATCCTGGCGGCCGTCGACCCCGCGCCACCGCCCAACGAGGCGGACCCGCTCCACCTCAAGGCGGAGCTGACCGCGAAGGATGCGGCCCTCGACGCCAAGATCCTCGAACTCGCCGGCTCCCTGGCCGACGAGGAAGGTGGAGACCTCCACATCGTCCACGTCTGGTCGGCACCCGGCGAAGAGTTGCTACGCGGCGATCCCATGCTGGCCCAGGATCAGGTCGATCGCTACGTGTCGGACTCGCAAGCGGAGGCCCGCAAGGCCCTCGATCATCTCCTCGCGAAGGTCCCCGATCAGTCGGGACATCGCATCGTGCATCTGATCAAGGGCGTCCCCGAGGACGCGGTCGTGGAGGCCGCGAAGACCAATCGCATCGACCTGATCGTGATGGGGACCGTCGCCCGCACCGGCATCTCCGGCCTCCTCATCGGCAACACCGCGGAGTCCATCCTCCAGCGAGTCGACTGCTCGGTCCTCGCCATCAAGCCGGACGCGTTCGTCTCCCCGGTGAGCCTCAACGACTGA
- a CDS encoding cation-translocating P-type ATPase, protein MSVKNLGVQEPSTSAFGRETLPRTMTWHAISVAEVAEKLRSDRARGLAELEATRRLAEFGPNRLAEIRGRSAFVILRAQFKSVIVLLLLAAAAIALALGENVEAVAILFVIVANATIGFLTEWKAEQALSALQKQSVPVAHVVRDGTEHQIPAADLVPGDLVILSAGIRIPADGRITEAARLQIEEASLTGESLAVSKRPDTVPDPRAALGDQTCMAFMGTTVTDGRGRLLVTSTGARTEMGKIGIMIEEAGTHDTPLDRQLDRLGRVLVGVVLALCAVIVLAGWLRGNELLHMIEVGISLAIAAVPEGLPAVATMTLAVGMQRMSRMRALIRRLPAVEALGSITVICTDKTGTLTRNEMTVQALVLDGQRLQITGSGYAPVGEFLAHDGGRIEPRSDPHLSLALRIGVLCNDARIDRTGGGETILGDPTEAALLVAAEKAGMTIEDLQGEYPRIDEVPFDSLTKRMVTVHRTASGSVVAFIKGAPGSILELSSTQLRNGATEPLTDEGRERHSEWNRELGGAALRVLGLAYRELPERYNREDLDRELVFVGLVGMIDPLREEVKDAIATCREAGIRTVMITGDQPPTAAEIGRQLGLDFDSLGRPLAAVHARELEGLDDAGLDLIVANTSVFARVSPKHKLQLVEALQRRGELVAMTGDGVNDAPALKQADIGVAMGIKGTEVAKETADMIIADDNFATIVSAVEQGRIIYANILKFIHYLFSCNFAEILTVFVAILVGWPLPLVALQILWLNMITDVFPALALALEPSAPDIMNRPPRDPRAGLVDRSFLGLIAWQGALLAAFTLLAFGVGLQWHGRGAESADRATTMAFSTLSLAQVFHAFNARSRIRSVFTSRLFTNGWLWAAVILCVVLQFTAVSVPLLRRILHTVPPSGAEWTVIAACSLAPVAIVELVKLAARRHLRGKSARIKA, encoded by the coding sequence TTGAGCGTCAAGAACCTTGGCGTGCAAGAGCCGAGCACCTCCGCGTTCGGTCGAGAGACCCTGCCCAGAACCATGACCTGGCACGCGATCTCGGTCGCCGAAGTCGCGGAGAAACTCCGGAGCGATCGCGCGCGAGGATTGGCGGAACTCGAGGCCACCCGAAGGCTCGCGGAATTCGGGCCGAACCGACTCGCGGAGATCCGCGGCCGCAGCGCGTTCGTGATCCTCCGCGCGCAGTTCAAGAGCGTGATCGTGCTCTTGCTGCTCGCCGCCGCGGCGATCGCCCTCGCCCTCGGAGAGAACGTCGAGGCCGTCGCGATCCTGTTCGTCATCGTGGCCAACGCGACGATCGGCTTCCTGACCGAGTGGAAGGCCGAGCAGGCCCTCTCGGCCCTCCAGAAGCAGTCGGTGCCCGTGGCGCACGTCGTCCGCGACGGGACCGAGCACCAGATCCCGGCGGCCGACCTGGTGCCCGGCGACCTGGTGATCCTCTCCGCCGGCATCCGCATCCCCGCCGACGGGCGCATCACCGAGGCCGCCCGGCTGCAGATCGAGGAGGCGTCCCTGACCGGCGAGTCGCTCGCGGTCAGCAAGCGGCCCGACACGGTACCCGACCCGAGGGCGGCGCTCGGAGATCAGACCTGCATGGCGTTCATGGGCACGACCGTGACCGACGGGCGGGGCCGGCTGCTCGTCACCTCGACCGGCGCGCGGACCGAGATGGGCAAGATCGGGATCATGATCGAGGAAGCCGGCACCCATGACACGCCGCTCGACCGGCAGCTCGACCGGCTCGGCCGGGTCCTCGTCGGGGTCGTCCTCGCGCTCTGTGCGGTCATCGTGCTGGCCGGCTGGCTGCGCGGGAATGAGCTCCTGCATATGATCGAGGTCGGCATCTCGCTGGCCATCGCCGCGGTGCCCGAGGGGCTCCCGGCCGTCGCGACGATGACCCTCGCCGTCGGCATGCAGCGGATGTCCCGCATGCGCGCCCTCATCCGTCGCCTGCCCGCCGTCGAGGCCCTCGGCTCGATCACCGTCATCTGCACCGACAAGACCGGGACCTTGACGCGCAATGAGATGACCGTGCAGGCGCTCGTCCTCGACGGGCAGCGGCTCCAGATCACGGGCAGCGGCTACGCCCCCGTGGGCGAGTTCCTCGCCCACGACGGAGGACGCATTGAGCCTCGCTCCGATCCCCATCTGAGCCTCGCGCTCCGCATCGGCGTGCTATGCAACGACGCCCGGATCGACCGCACCGGGGGTGGCGAAACCATCCTCGGCGACCCGACCGAGGCGGCGCTGCTCGTCGCCGCGGAGAAGGCCGGCATGACGATCGAAGACCTCCAGGGAGAATATCCACGCATCGACGAAGTTCCGTTCGACAGCCTCACCAAGCGGATGGTCACGGTCCATCGCACCGCGTCCGGCTCGGTCGTCGCCTTCATCAAGGGCGCCCCGGGTTCGATCCTCGAACTGAGCAGTACCCAGCTCCGCAATGGCGCCACCGAGCCCCTGACGGATGAAGGTCGCGAGCGCCATTCGGAATGGAACCGCGAGCTGGGCGGTGCCGCCCTGCGCGTGCTGGGGCTCGCCTATCGCGAGCTTCCCGAGCGCTACAACCGCGAGGACCTCGATCGCGAGCTGGTGTTCGTCGGCCTCGTCGGGATGATCGACCCGCTCCGCGAGGAGGTGAAGGACGCGATCGCCACCTGCCGCGAGGCGGGGATCCGCACCGTCATGATCACCGGCGACCAGCCGCCCACCGCCGCGGAAATCGGCCGGCAGCTTGGGCTCGACTTCGACTCGCTCGGCCGGCCGCTCGCGGCCGTGCATGCCCGCGAGCTCGAGGGGCTGGATGACGCGGGCCTCGACCTGATCGTCGCCAACACCTCCGTCTTCGCCCGCGTCTCGCCCAAGCACAAGCTGCAGCTCGTCGAGGCGCTCCAGCGTCGGGGCGAGCTCGTCGCCATGACCGGCGACGGCGTCAACGACGCGCCGGCCCTGAAGCAGGCCGACATCGGCGTGGCGATGGGGATCAAGGGGACCGAGGTGGCCAAGGAGACGGCCGACATGATCATCGCGGACGACAATTTCGCCACGATCGTCTCGGCCGTCGAGCAGGGGCGGATCATCTACGCGAACATCCTGAAATTCATCCATTACCTCTTCTCGTGCAACTTCGCCGAGATCCTCACCGTGTTCGTGGCCATCCTCGTCGGCTGGCCGCTCCCGCTGGTCGCGCTCCAGATCCTCTGGCTGAACATGATCACCGACGTCTTCCCGGCCCTGGCCCTGGCCCTGGAGCCTTCGGCCCCCGATATCATGAACCGACCGCCGCGAGACCCGCGGGCGGGGCTCGTGGATCGATCGTTCCTCGGCCTCATCGCCTGGCAGGGGGCGCTGCTCGCGGCGTTCACGCTGCTCGCCTTCGGCGTCGGCCTGCAATGGCACGGGAGGGGGGCCGAGAGCGCCGACCGGGCAACCACCATGGCCTTCTCGACGCTCTCCCTCGCGCAGGTCTTCCACGCCTTCAACGCCCGGTCGCGAATCCGGTCCGTCTTCACGTCCCGGCTGTTCACGAACGGCTGGCTCTGGGCCGCGGTCATCCTCTGCGTCGTGCTCCAGTTCACCGCGGTCTCGGTGCCCCTCCTCCGGCGTATACTCCACACGGTACCGCCCAGCGGCGCCGAATGGACGGTCATCGCCGCCTGCTCGCTGGCCCCGGTCGCGATCGTGGAGCTGGTCAAGCTCGCCGCTCGTCGACACCTCCGCGGCAAATCGGCTCGGATCAAGGCCTGA
- a CDS encoding DinB family protein: MMPAQDLAVYVDDLARGYDGDAWHGPPLRKVLEGVTAEIASARPIPGGHSIRQIVVHLYSWDDVVVRRIEENCVIEAPDGGNFPPPEGTGPDAWQDDLSRLDLWHARLLKTVLHLDASRLESRVAGKEYTIGHMLRGAVQHMAYHGGQIALLRKLSERGTDG, encoded by the coding sequence ATGATGCCCGCCCAGGACCTCGCGGTTTACGTGGACGACCTGGCACGAGGCTATGACGGAGACGCCTGGCATGGTCCACCCCTCCGCAAGGTCCTCGAGGGCGTGACCGCCGAGATCGCGTCCGCGCGGCCCATCCCGGGCGGCCATAGCATCCGCCAGATTGTCGTCCATCTCTACTCATGGGATGACGTGGTCGTCCGCCGGATCGAGGAGAATTGTGTCATCGAGGCGCCCGACGGAGGCAACTTCCCGCCGCCCGAGGGGACGGGCCCGGACGCCTGGCAAGACGACCTTTCCCGGCTGGATTTATGGCATGCTCGCCTCCTGAAGACAGTCCTGCATCTCGACGCCTCTCGGCTGGAATCGCGGGTCGCCGGCAAGGAATATACCATCGGCCACATGCTGCGCGGTGCCGTGCAGCACATGGCCTACCACGGCGGCCAGATCGCGCTGCTCAGGAAGCTCTCGGAGCGAGGCACGGACGGCTGA